In Amycolatopsis methanolica 239, a single genomic region encodes these proteins:
- a CDS encoding DUF5318 family protein → MQNQRQVVDYALQRRALLAGVRSGRVGTRDVCDADPYLLRAARFHGEPSEAPCPLCGKDGLTNVSWVFGEQLKHVSGSARTPTELTRLANLVGEFNVHVVEVCRTCRWNHLVRSYVSGNGTPHGPSRRTAGQ, encoded by the coding sequence GTGCAGAACCAGCGACAGGTGGTGGACTACGCCCTGCAGCGCCGCGCGCTGCTGGCCGGCGTCCGCTCCGGTCGTGTCGGCACGCGCGACGTCTGCGACGCCGATCCGTACCTGCTCAGAGCTGCCCGGTTCCACGGCGAACCGAGCGAGGCCCCCTGCCCGCTGTGCGGGAAGGACGGCCTGACGAACGTGTCCTGGGTGTTCGGGGAACAGCTCAAGCACGTCTCCGGCTCGGCCAGGACACCGACGGAACTGACCCGCCTGGCCAACCTGGTCGGGGAGTTCAACGTCCATGTGGTGGAGGTGTGCCGGACGTGCCGCTGGAACCACCTGGTGCGTTCGTACGTCTCGGGCAACGGAACCCCGCACGGCCCGTCCCGGAGGACGGCCGGGCAGTGA
- the rplI gene encoding 50S ribosomal protein L9: MAKIILTTDVANLGGPGDIVEVKDGYARNFLLPRGYAIQATKGAEKNVQTIRRAQESRRIRDLDHAREVKAALEGLGTVELTAKAAEGSKKLFGSVTTADIANAIKAAGGPLLDKRVLETDGHIKTVGKHAVNARLHPEVQASVRLEVKAGQ; encoded by the coding sequence ATGGCGAAGATCATCCTCACCACTGACGTGGCGAACCTCGGCGGCCCCGGCGACATCGTCGAGGTCAAGGACGGCTACGCGCGCAACTTCCTGCTGCCCCGCGGTTACGCCATCCAGGCCACCAAGGGCGCCGAGAAGAACGTGCAGACCATCCGTCGCGCGCAGGAGTCCCGCCGTATCCGCGACCTCGACCACGCTCGTGAGGTCAAGGCCGCGCTGGAGGGTCTCGGCACCGTCGAGCTGACCGCGAAGGCCGCCGAGGGCTCGAAGAAGCTCTTCGGCTCGGTCACCACCGCCGACATCGCGAACGCGATCAAGGCGGCGGGCGGCCCGCTGCTCGACAAGCGCGTCCTGGAGACCGACGGGCACATCAAGACCGTCGGCAAGCACGCGGTGAACGCGCGCCTGCACCCCGAGGTGCAGGCCTCGGTCCGCCTCGAGGTGAAGGCGGGCCAGTAG
- a CDS encoding PadR family transcriptional regulator: MLEFAILGLLHEAPMHGYVLRKRLHDTLGMFRTFSYGSLYPTLRRLQRAGFIEEADSDVGGAGEPVKGWGRRARTVYKLTAEGKEHFAKLLVDAGPQTWEDEGFGVHLAFFSRTPADVRMRILEGRRRRVEERREGLRAALARAEEKIDRYTRELHRLGLESSEREVRWLNELIAHEQDEQNRGLQS; encoded by the coding sequence GTGCTGGAGTTCGCCATCCTGGGGCTGCTGCACGAGGCACCGATGCACGGCTACGTGCTGCGCAAACGCCTGCACGACACGCTCGGCATGTTCCGCACCTTCTCGTACGGCTCGCTGTACCCGACCTTGCGCCGGTTGCAGCGGGCGGGGTTCATCGAAGAGGCCGACAGTGACGTCGGGGGAGCCGGAGAGCCCGTCAAGGGCTGGGGCCGGCGGGCTCGGACGGTGTACAAGCTCACAGCGGAGGGTAAGGAGCACTTCGCGAAGCTGCTCGTCGACGCCGGGCCGCAGACCTGGGAGGACGAAGGGTTCGGGGTCCACCTGGCCTTCTTCTCCCGGACACCGGCCGATGTCAGGATGCGGATCCTGGAGGGCAGGCGCCGCCGGGTCGAGGAACGCCGTGAAGGACTCCGGGCGGCGCTCGCCCGGGCCGAGGAGAAGATCGACCGGTACACGCGTGAGCTGCACCGCCTGGGGCTGGAGAGTAGCGAGCGCGAGGTGCGCTGGCTGAACGAACTGATCGCGCACGAGCAGGACGAGCAGAACCGCGGGCTTCAGAGCTGA
- the rpsF gene encoding 30S ribosomal protein S6, with protein MSRHYEVMVILDPTLDERKVAPTLDTFLNVIRTSGGSVEKVDVWGRRRLSYEIKKHAEGIYAVLDLNSEPDAVKELDRQLSLQETVLRTKVVRKPVPRKAAKTAAKA; from the coding sequence GTGTCGCGCCATTACGAGGTGATGGTCATCCTCGACCCCACGCTCGACGAGCGTAAGGTCGCCCCGACTCTGGACACGTTCCTCAACGTCATCCGCACGTCCGGCGGAAGCGTGGAGAAGGTCGACGTGTGGGGCCGTCGTCGGCTCTCGTACGAGATCAAGAAGCACGCCGAGGGCATCTACGCCGTGCTGGACCTCAACAGCGAGCCCGACGCGGTGAAGGAACTCGACCGGCAGCTGTCGCTGCAGGAGACCGTGCTCCGCACCAAGGTCGTCCGCAAGCCGGTCCCGCGCAAGGCCGCCAAGACCGCGGCGAAGGCCTGA
- a CDS encoding inositol-3-phosphate synthase produces MGDNSGRVRVAIVGVGNCAASLVQGVHYYRDADPASRVPGLMHVRFGQYHVGDVEFVAAFDVDAKKVGQDLSSAILASENNTIKITDVPPLGVPVLRGPTMDGLGRFYQETIEESDEEPVDVVAALREAQADVLVSYLPVGSEEAQKFYAQCAIDAGVAFVNAIPVFIASNPEWAQKFTDAGVPIVGDDIKSQVGATITHRVLAKLFEDRGVQLDRTMQLNVGGNMDFKNMKELERLESKKVSKTQAVTSQIDRDLGKANVHVGPSDYVQWLEDRKWAYVRLEGRAFGDVPLNLEYKLEVWDSPNSAGIIIDAVRAAKIALDRGVGGPLLSASSYFMKSPPEQYDDSTARDAVEKFITGDIER; encoded by the coding sequence ATGGGCGACAACAGCGGCCGCGTACGGGTGGCCATCGTTGGCGTCGGAAACTGTGCGGCGTCGCTGGTGCAGGGGGTGCACTACTACCGCGACGCCGATCCGGCCTCGCGGGTGCCCGGCCTGATGCACGTGCGGTTCGGCCAGTACCACGTCGGTGACGTGGAGTTCGTGGCCGCGTTCGACGTCGACGCCAAGAAGGTCGGCCAGGACCTGTCGTCCGCGATCCTCGCCAGCGAGAACAACACGATCAAGATCACCGACGTGCCGCCGCTCGGTGTGCCGGTCCTGCGCGGCCCCACGATGGACGGTCTCGGCCGCTTCTACCAGGAGACCATCGAGGAGTCCGACGAGGAGCCGGTCGACGTCGTCGCCGCGCTGCGCGAGGCTCAGGCCGACGTGCTGGTCTCGTACCTGCCGGTCGGGTCGGAGGAGGCCCAGAAGTTCTACGCCCAGTGCGCCATCGACGCCGGGGTGGCCTTCGTCAACGCGATCCCGGTGTTCATCGCCTCGAACCCGGAGTGGGCGCAGAAGTTCACCGACGCGGGTGTCCCGATCGTCGGTGACGACATCAAGTCCCAGGTCGGCGCCACCATCACGCACCGCGTGCTGGCGAAGCTGTTCGAGGACCGCGGGGTCCAGCTCGACCGCACCATGCAGCTGAACGTGGGCGGCAACATGGACTTCAAGAACATGAAGGAACTGGAGCGGCTGGAGTCCAAGAAGGTCTCCAAGACCCAGGCCGTCACCTCGCAGATCGACCGCGACCTCGGCAAGGCCAACGTCCACGTCGGCCCGTCGGACTACGTGCAGTGGCTGGAAGACCGCAAGTGGGCCTACGTCCGCCTGGAGGGCCGCGCCTTCGGTGACGTGCCGCTGAACCTGGAGTACAAGCTCGAGGTGTGGGACTCGCCGAACTCGGCGGGCATCATCATCGACGCGGTGCGCGCCGCGAAGATCGCCCTCGACCGCGGCGTCGGCGGCCCGCTGCTGTCCGCCTCGTCCTACTTCATGAAGTCGCCGCCGGAGCAGTACGACGACTCGACCGCGCGGGACGCGGTGGAGAAGTTCATCACCGGCGACATCGAGCGCTGA
- a CDS encoding transglycosylase domain-containing protein, translating into MRGRYRPPAGPAAAAAGAGAAAGSAGRRPGMGDSEPGLLTHAELRSGGYHDDYDDYVDEPVTDSDPEDDAPEETGKGKKGKAALTPKQRKKRRWKIIRRSLYAFFGVFVVLPAIAFTIAYFLVDVPTPEEVLAQQDQVVTYYYSDGSVMGKEIPDSGNRQILKPGQIPDTVKHAVYAAEDATFETNNGFDVMGILGAVYNNLTGGSGGGSTISQQYIKKATENEAPTLTRKATELVKSFKMNQTQSKEDIITAYLNIVYFGRGAYGIEAAAHAYFNKTSAELTQSEAALLAGMIQGPGKSENAEYTTWRWNYVMDQMLKYKWITEADRQSAQYPTPLPKDQTKPQAITGPNAFVQGQVEAELEAAGYSKEKIQANGYNVYTTIDPNAQRLAEKAVNDVMQGQPDALKEALVAVDPKTRGVIAYYGGPNNKADQRDWANTKRNPGSSFKTFDLVAFLKMGKGLGETFDGSTHRQFGVLPNGQPRYINNAGASNSCSKECTVAEATMRSTNTVFFDMVANVTGPQAVADAAQEAGVTSLKAVDNNISLGGGTTEVTPLDMASGYATIADNGTYLDRHFVQKVTTPGGDIVYQPSSNPKPAFADGDASKSKQIAGNVTNALKPVIEFSKLSCPSGHECAGKTGTQQYDASGANASGTSKDNSQVWMVGYTPSVSAAAWVGTGSNQPLHDKNGDPISSTGLPAKIWQQFMNDYLKGKPSEKFPTVSPIGKNATASDDASSSTKPATSRPSTTNSSTPESPPPSTPPSTPESTDTTSSRRNTPTFTFPGGGNDFGPTNTRDNG; encoded by the coding sequence ATGCGCGGCCGCTACCGCCCGCCCGCGGGCCCGGCCGCCGCGGCCGCGGGCGCCGGTGCCGCCGCGGGTTCCGCCGGCCGCCGTCCCGGCATGGGCGACTCCGAGCCCGGCCTGCTCACCCACGCGGAGCTGCGCTCCGGCGGGTACCACGACGACTACGACGACTACGTCGACGAGCCCGTGACCGACTCCGATCCCGAGGACGACGCGCCCGAGGAGACCGGGAAGGGGAAGAAGGGCAAGGCGGCCCTGACGCCGAAGCAACGCAAGAAGCGGCGCTGGAAGATCATCCGGCGCAGCCTGTACGCCTTCTTCGGCGTGTTCGTGGTGCTGCCCGCGATCGCGTTCACGATCGCCTACTTCCTGGTCGACGTGCCGACGCCGGAGGAGGTCCTGGCCCAGCAGGACCAGGTGGTGACCTACTACTACAGCGACGGCTCGGTGATGGGCAAGGAGATCCCGGACAGCGGGAACCGCCAGATCCTCAAGCCGGGGCAGATCCCGGACACCGTCAAGCACGCCGTGTACGCCGCCGAGGACGCGACGTTCGAGACCAACAACGGGTTCGACGTGATGGGCATCCTCGGCGCAGTCTACAACAACCTGACCGGCGGCTCCGGCGGTGGTTCGACCATCTCCCAGCAGTACATCAAGAAGGCCACCGAGAACGAGGCGCCCACGCTCACCCGCAAGGCGACCGAGCTGGTCAAGTCGTTCAAGATGAACCAGACGCAGTCCAAAGAGGACATCATCACGGCCTACCTGAACATCGTCTACTTCGGACGTGGCGCGTACGGCATCGAGGCGGCCGCGCACGCGTACTTCAACAAGACGTCGGCGGAGCTGACCCAGTCCGAGGCGGCGCTGCTGGCCGGCATGATCCAGGGCCCTGGCAAGTCGGAGAACGCCGAGTACACCACGTGGCGCTGGAACTACGTGATGGACCAGATGCTCAAGTACAAGTGGATCACGGAGGCCGACCGCCAGTCCGCCCAGTACCCGACGCCGTTGCCGAAGGACCAGACCAAGCCGCAGGCGATCACCGGGCCGAACGCGTTCGTCCAGGGCCAGGTGGAGGCCGAACTCGAAGCGGCGGGTTACTCCAAGGAGAAGATCCAGGCCAACGGCTACAACGTCTACACGACGATCGACCCGAACGCGCAGCGGCTGGCCGAGAAGGCCGTCAACGACGTGATGCAGGGGCAGCCGGACGCCCTCAAGGAGGCGCTGGTCGCGGTCGATCCGAAGACCAGGGGCGTGATCGCCTACTACGGCGGGCCGAACAACAAGGCCGACCAGCGCGACTGGGCCAACACCAAGCGCAACCCCGGGTCGTCGTTCAAGACGTTCGACCTCGTCGCGTTCCTGAAGATGGGCAAGGGGCTCGGCGAGACGTTCGACGGCAGCACCCACCGCCAGTTCGGCGTGCTGCCCAACGGGCAGCCGCGCTACATCAACAACGCCGGCGCGTCCAACAGCTGCTCGAAGGAGTGCACGGTCGCCGAGGCCACCATGCGCTCGACCAACACCGTGTTCTTCGACATGGTGGCCAACGTGACCGGGCCGCAGGCGGTGGCCGACGCGGCCCAGGAGGCCGGGGTCACCTCGCTGAAGGCCGTGGACAACAACATCTCGCTCGGTGGTGGTACGACCGAGGTCACGCCGCTGGACATGGCGTCCGGCTACGCGACGATCGCCGACAACGGCACCTACCTGGACCGGCACTTCGTGCAGAAGGTGACCACGCCGGGCGGCGACATCGTGTACCAGCCGTCGAGCAACCCGAAGCCGGCGTTCGCCGACGGTGACGCGAGCAAGAGCAAGCAGATCGCGGGCAACGTGACCAATGCGCTCAAGCCGGTCATCGAGTTCTCGAAGCTGAGCTGCCCGAGCGGCCACGAGTGCGCCGGCAAGACCGGTACCCAGCAGTACGACGCCAGCGGCGCCAACGCCAGCGGCACCTCGAAGGACAACTCGCAGGTGTGGATGGTCGGGTACACGCCGTCGGTCTCCGCGGCCGCCTGGGTCGGCACCGGCAGCAACCAACCGCTGCACGACAAGAACGGCGACCCGATCTCGTCGACCGGGCTGCCCGCCAAGATCTGGCAGCAGTTCATGAACGACTACCTCAAGGGCAAGCCCAGCGAGAAGTTCCCCACGGTGTCGCCGATCGGCAAGAACGCGACCGCCAGCGACGACGCCTCGTCCTCGACAAAACCGGCGACCAGCAGGCCGAGCACGACGAACTCCAGCACGCCGGAGTCGCCCCCGCCGTCGACACCGCCGAGCACCCCGGAGTCGACCGACACGACATCGAGCCGCCGGAACACGCCGACCTTCACGTTCCCCGGCGGCGGCAACGACTTCGGGCCGACGAACACCCGCGACAACGGCTGA
- a CDS encoding deoxyribonuclease IV, which translates to MQIGAHVRDDDPLTAAGERSADVVQFFLADPQGWKKPVAQPPRAHIEAAGVEVFIHSPYIVNVASLNNRIRIPSRKLAAQHAAAAAEIGAKGLIVHGGHVGRGEDVAEGLANWRKLFERQAADGGFAVPILIENTAGGDGAMAREMDVLARLWDEVAEFGAGFCLDTCHAFAAGWELGDVVEKVMSITGRIDLVHLNNSRDEFGSGRDRHANVVHGGGTIDPEALVAVAAAAGAPVVVETPAEGQADDIAYLRDKLG; encoded by the coding sequence ATGCAGATCGGTGCGCACGTCCGTGACGACGACCCGCTGACCGCGGCCGGGGAGCGCTCGGCCGACGTGGTGCAGTTCTTCCTGGCCGACCCCCAGGGCTGGAAGAAGCCGGTGGCCCAGCCGCCGCGGGCGCACATCGAGGCGGCCGGGGTGGAGGTGTTCATCCACTCCCCCTACATCGTCAACGTGGCCTCGCTGAACAACCGGATCCGCATCCCGTCGCGCAAGCTGGCCGCCCAGCACGCGGCCGCCGCGGCGGAGATCGGCGCGAAGGGCCTGATCGTGCACGGCGGTCACGTGGGCCGCGGCGAGGACGTCGCGGAGGGCCTGGCGAACTGGCGCAAGCTGTTCGAACGGCAGGCGGCCGACGGCGGCTTCGCGGTGCCGATCCTGATCGAGAACACCGCGGGCGGCGACGGCGCGATGGCACGCGAGATGGACGTGCTGGCGCGGCTGTGGGACGAGGTGGCCGAGTTCGGCGCCGGGTTCTGCCTGGACACCTGCCACGCGTTTGCCGCGGGCTGGGAGCTGGGCGACGTGGTCGAGAAGGTCATGTCGATCACCGGCCGCATCGACCTGGTGCACCTGAACAACTCGCGCGACGAGTTCGGGTCCGGGCGGGACCGCCACGCGAACGTGGTGCACGGCGGCGGCACGATCGACCCGGAGGCGCTGGTGGCCGTCGCGGCGGCCGCGGGAGCGCCCGTGGTGGTCGAGACCCCGGCCGAGGGCCAGGCCGATGACATCGCCTACCTGCGGGACAAGCTCGGCTGA
- the rpsR gene encoding 30S ribosomal protein S18 — protein sequence MAKPPIRKPKKKVCVFCKAEQKGHPEIIDYKDTNLLRKYISDRGKIRARRVTGNCSQHQRDIATAVKNSREMALLPYTSTAR from the coding sequence GTGGCCAAGCCACCCATCCGCAAGCCCAAGAAGAAGGTCTGCGTGTTCTGCAAGGCCGAGCAGAAGGGCCACCCGGAAATCATCGACTACAAGGACACCAACCTGCTGCGGAAGTACATTTCCGACCGCGGCAAGATCCGTGCCCGCCGGGTGACCGGCAACTGCAGCCAGCACCAGCGCGACATCGCCACCGCGGTCAAGAACTCCCGCGAGATGGCGCTGCTGCCCTACACCTCGACCGCGCGCTGA
- a CDS encoding single-stranded DNA-binding protein → MAGDTVITVVGNLTSDPELRFTPSGAAVANFTVASTPRTFDRQSGEWKDGEALFLRCNIWRQAAENVAESLTRGARVVVQGRLKQRSFETKEGEKRTVVELEVDEIGPSLRYATAKVNKVSRGSGGGGGGYGGNTGGGAPADDPWGSAPPAGDSGGFADEPPF, encoded by the coding sequence ATGGCTGGAGACACCGTCATCACCGTGGTCGGCAACCTGACGTCCGACCCCGAGCTGCGGTTCACCCCGTCCGGCGCCGCGGTCGCGAACTTCACCGTTGCGTCCACGCCGCGCACCTTCGACCGCCAGTCCGGCGAGTGGAAGGACGGCGAGGCGCTGTTCCTGCGCTGCAACATCTGGCGGCAGGCGGCGGAGAACGTCGCGGAGAGCCTGACGCGCGGTGCACGCGTCGTCGTGCAGGGCCGCCTCAAGCAGCGGTCGTTCGAAACCAAGGAAGGCGAGAAGCGGACCGTCGTCGAACTTGAGGTCGACGAGATCGGTCCGTCGCTGCGCTACGCCACCGCCAAGGTGAACAAGGTCAGCCGCGGCAGCGGTGGCGGTGGCGGCGGCTACGGCGGGAACACCGGCGGTGGTGCCCCCGCCGACGACCCGTGGGGTTCCGCCCCGCCTGCGGGCGACAGCGGCGGTTTCGCCGACGAGCCCCCCTTCTGA
- a CDS encoding glycosyltransferase family 87 protein, whose translation MSSPTDETTSAEPAPASLDAGQRVAPSRTDPLVAAASRPIGGPLGEHAAVGRHWFWTPQRVGLALATLALMLCWFGKASCIQQYVDANGQTQLDWRSGRPYVAMCYSDVVPLFSAERLDQPGTFPYRTSWVDDAGTPNAHVRYMEYPVLTGLFQWANAKITQVWKAISDTGWLPGALPVAIYFNITAFWLALAWLVTVWAVGRTANRRPWDACLAAISPLVLVHAFTNFDTLATAFAATGLLAWARRKPAVAGLLIGLGAAAKMYPLFLLGPLLILCIRAGKLRPWTITAGAAGGTWLAVNLPIALTLNAGWQEFFRLNAQRGMDPDSIYNVISYFTGWAGFDGPLAAGQTPTWLNIVSGTLFLACCAGIAYVGLSAPVRPRLAQLCFLVVAAFLLTNKVWSPQYSLWLVPFAVLAIPRWRLLLGWMLLDALVWVPRMFYYLGTDHKGLPPDWFLGFVALRDLAVVGLCVLVLREIYRPAEDLVRVAGDDDPAGGVLDRARDVVVLPRRRARHAV comes from the coding sequence GTGTCCAGCCCGACCGACGAGACCACCTCGGCCGAACCCGCGCCGGCGTCACTCGACGCCGGTCAGCGGGTCGCGCCGTCCCGGACCGATCCGCTGGTCGCGGCCGCGAGCAGACCGATCGGCGGTCCGCTCGGCGAGCACGCGGCCGTGGGGCGGCACTGGTTCTGGACGCCGCAGCGGGTCGGGCTGGCGCTGGCCACGCTGGCGCTGATGCTGTGCTGGTTCGGCAAGGCCAGCTGCATCCAGCAGTACGTCGACGCGAACGGGCAGACCCAGCTGGACTGGCGGTCGGGCCGCCCGTACGTCGCGATGTGCTACAGCGACGTCGTGCCGCTGTTCAGCGCCGAGCGGCTGGACCAGCCCGGCACCTTCCCGTACCGGACGAGCTGGGTCGACGACGCCGGCACGCCGAACGCGCACGTCCGCTACATGGAGTACCCGGTGCTGACCGGGCTGTTCCAGTGGGCCAACGCGAAGATCACGCAGGTGTGGAAGGCGATCTCCGACACCGGCTGGCTGCCCGGCGCGCTGCCGGTGGCGATCTACTTCAACATCACCGCGTTCTGGCTCGCGCTGGCCTGGCTGGTCACGGTGTGGGCGGTGGGCCGCACCGCGAACCGCAGACCGTGGGACGCGTGCCTGGCGGCGATCTCACCGCTGGTGCTGGTGCACGCGTTCACCAACTTCGACACGCTCGCCACCGCGTTCGCGGCCACCGGCCTGCTGGCCTGGGCGCGGCGCAAACCGGCGGTCGCCGGGCTGCTGATCGGGCTCGGCGCGGCCGCGAAAATGTACCCGTTGTTCCTGCTCGGACCGCTGCTCATCCTGTGCATCCGCGCCGGGAAGCTCCGCCCGTGGACCATCACCGCGGGCGCCGCGGGCGGCACGTGGCTGGCCGTGAACCTGCCGATCGCGCTCACGCTGAACGCGGGCTGGCAGGAGTTCTTCCGGCTCAACGCGCAACGCGGGATGGACCCGGACTCGATCTACAACGTGATCTCCTACTTCACCGGCTGGGCGGGCTTCGACGGCCCCCTCGCGGCCGGGCAGACACCGACCTGGCTGAACATCGTCAGCGGCACGCTGTTCCTGGCCTGCTGCGCCGGGATCGCCTACGTCGGGCTGTCCGCGCCGGTGCGGCCGCGGCTGGCGCAGCTGTGCTTCCTGGTGGTGGCCGCGTTCCTGCTGACCAACAAGGTGTGGAGCCCGCAGTACTCGCTGTGGCTGGTGCCGTTCGCGGTGCTGGCGATCCCGCGGTGGCGGCTGCTGCTCGGGTGGATGCTGCTGGACGCGCTGGTGTGGGTGCCGCGGATGTTCTACTACCTCGGCACCGACCACAAGGGACTGCCGCCCGACTGGTTCCTCGGGTTCGTCGCGCTGCGGGACCTGGCCGTGGTCGGGCTGTGCGTGCTGGTGCTGCGGGAGATCTACCGCCCAGCCGAGGACCTGGTGCGCGTCGCCGGCGACGACGACCCGGCGGGCGGGGTGCTGGACCGGGCCCGCGACGTGGTGGTGCTCCCGCGGCGGCGGGCCCGGCACGCGGTCTGA